The genomic interval GGGCGCTCGCCCTGGCCAACGAAACCACCGGCCGCTACTTTCTCTACGCCCACTACATCGACCCGCACGACCCCTACCAGCCACGCCGGCCCTGGGGCGCCCGAGAGAATGTTCCGCGCGCTTCCCTGCTCCAGCCGGACCGGTTCGATCACGGTCGTCCCTTCAGCGCTCAGGATCTCGCCCGTCTGCGCGACGCCTACGACGGCGAAATCCGGGAGATGGACCGCGAGATCGAGCGCCTGTTCGAGGGACTGCGCTCCTCCGGCAGGCTGGAGGGTACCCTGGTACTGATCACCTCTGACCACGGCGAAGAATTTGGCGAGCACGGCGGCTTGAAGCACGGTCGCACCCTCTACGAGGAGGTGCTGCGGGTGCCCTTCATCCTGTGGGCCTCGCCGGCCCTCGGACCACGAAGCACCGACCATCCATTCCATCAGGTCGATTTCCTGCCCACCGTCCTGGCCGCCCTCGGGGTGAGGGCGCCGGAGGCCCTCGACGGGGAGGACCGTTGGGCGCAGGTCATCGATTCCCAGGCGAGGGATACCGGGCCTCTCCGCTTTCACCTCGATCTCGATCAACGCGGAGCGCTGGCCCTCTTCGAGCCTCCTTGGAAATTGATCCATCGCACGCAGGCGCCGCATGACGAACTGTTCGACCTCGCCCGAGACCCGGCCGAGGAGAACGGTTGGAACGTGCTGGACGAACGCGGAAAGAACCTCCGTCGCCAGCTCTTGGACGGCTACAACGCACTTTCCGCCGACGCCTTTGGCCGCAAGATCGAGGTGATGGACGACGAGCTACGCGAGGGCTTGGCCGCCCTCGGCTACCTGCAGATCGACACTCCCGAGGAGGAGCTCCG from Acidobacteriota bacterium carries:
- a CDS encoding sulfatase, with the protein product MSGPSRWQSAGSGLLLVGALWALACGREGSPPPPAYQNLLVVMIDTLRSDHLPSYGYERDTAPFLHRLAAEGVQLQGYSASSWTRPSVATLLTGLHPERHQAIARSDGLPVAAPYLPALLKEHGFSTAAYVGNMNVGRKWGFDRGFDAFRQSRGARKVDAARVTDWALALANETTGRYFLYAHYIDPHDPYQPRRPWGARENVPRASLLQPDRFDHGRPFSAQDLARLRDAYDGEIREMDREIERLFEGLRSSGRLEGTLVLITSDHGEEFGEHGGLKHGRTLYEEVLRVPFILWASPALGPRSTDHPFHQVDFLPTVLAALGVRAPEALDGEDRWAQVIDSQARDTGPLRFHLDLDQRGALALFEPPWKLIHRTQAPHDELFDLARDPAEENGWNVLDERGKNLRRQLLDGYNALSADAFGRKIEVMDDELREGLAALGYLQIDTPEEELRERQLPPNLHPRRGLAQAPAAPAEEGR